The sequence below is a genomic window from Lolium perenne isolate Kyuss_39 chromosome 4, Kyuss_2.0, whole genome shotgun sequence.
aaaatccttatcgcacttatcagaTAGAGCAAAGCTTCCCTTAACCATTATTGGGCCCTTAGGTCCAGGGATCCTCCACAGCAGATATGTGTAGTGCGGCACTAccataaatctggcatatgcGGGTCGTCCCAAGAGTGCATGGTACTGTGACGGCCAATCTATCACCTCAAACTCGagtttttccttcctgaagttttcTTTGGTTCCGAACTGCACGTCGAGTGCTATTTTGCCCAAAGGATACGTTGGTTTCTCGGGTGTGATGCCATGAAAACGTGTGTTTGTTGGTGTCAAATTAGCCAAcgagatgttcatcttccttaacgtATCCGCATAAATAAGATTTATACTGCTTCCTCCATCAATGAATATACGAGATACGTCGTATCCTTCGATTATTGCTGGCAATACCATCGCTGAGTGCCCTGGCCACGGTACTTGTGGTGGATGATCCTCTATGGAGAATCCTATCGGTTGACCCGACCAATTCAGATACTCGATGGTTGGTGGAGGTGCCAATACTGCCATGTTTACTTGCCGTGAAATCAACTTCTGTGACCTATTCGACGACCtgcccttctggatcatcgacatCGCTCCCCTTGTAGGGGTGAAATCATCATTAGTACTTGGAGGACCCGCAATCTGTAGCTGATGCTGGTTCGCGCTGGTAATTGCGGGTGGTGGTGGTAATGGCACATGCACCTCACTCCTAAGCCCTTGTGTGTATCCTCTCCTGATCGCTTCTGCTTACGTGCTCTCTGTTGCCCTTCGGAAAGCTTGAaaagttcgacagtccttctggaggtgccctgactgtctcctTCCATCTAAATCGACGTAAAAGTGCATCTAGAAGGGCCCGTTCAGTAGTTCCTCAGGTGACACATTGTATGGCCTTGGAAACCTGGGTCGATTATTTTGTCTACTAGAACTTGGGGCAT
It includes:
- the LOC127323592 gene encoding uncharacterized protein — translated: MVLPAIIEGYDVSRIFIDGGSSINLIYADTLRKMNISLANLTPTNTRFHGITPEKPTYPLGKIALDVQFGTKENFRKEKLEFEVIDWPSQYHALLGRPAYARFMVVPHYTYLLWRIPGPKGPIMVKGSFALSDKCDKDFHKISESFGMQAEYEASKLTTNHDVIPDGGRSLQEQAFDTSKDSKEVQIHPTDPKKTTSIATNLDSA